In a single window of the Acipenser ruthenus chromosome 8, fAciRut3.2 maternal haplotype, whole genome shotgun sequence genome:
- the LOC117407538 gene encoding collagen alpha-1(VIII) chain-like codes for MQDKVMTMPLVPIRLLAVALHLALFRTTLAGVYYGMKQIPQQQHHQMQQLPHMPVGKESLPMQHPGKDMSHMQYGKEIPMIPQYRKEIPQVPLPMGNEMPRKDVKGIIPRGEMGPPGEPGHKGLPGPQGPPGMPGRGLPGQPGKPGPQGPPGYPGIGKPGMPGLPGQPGGMGFPGPKGELGPGGEGGPMGMPGPQGLPGPPGLPGIGKPGGQGLPGQPGPRGEPGHKGPPGLPGLPGPKGEKGIGLPGLPGLQGPVGPPGQPGQGGLPGIGKPGLNGLPGAPGGLGKPGPPGEPGLQGPAGQGGQPGPPGLPGVGKPGHDGLPGRPGFPGGKGELGPPGLPGGPGLPGYGKPGFPGPKGERGMGGMPGAPGPKGEKGHGGIPGMVGPLGAIGPPGLPGPMGPPGGVGFPGPKGEGGAMGPQGQMGPKAEPGPPGLPGQPGFPGEGGQPGQRGLPGPIGPKGDNGHKGLPGPPGAPGLPGPKAESGLPGEQGQQGPSGIPGLKGPSGPIGPPGLPGPKGELGLPGQPGFPGVGKPGPPGFLGPQGEPGRIGQPGQPGQPGQPGPPGPPGPPAQAPGFGQIMPEMGPGLDGVKTPPGGYKKGKHGAVMGENDGLLEMPAFTAELTSPFPHVGSPVKFDKLLYNGRQNYNPLTGLFTCEIPGIYYFAYHVHCKGANIWIALYRNNEPVMYTYDEYKKGFLDQASGSAVLPLRPGDKVYLQMPSEQASGLYAGQYVHSSFSGYLLYPM; via the exons GTCATGACTATGCCACTAGTCCCTATTCGGCTGCTCGCTGTGGCCCTCCACCTAGCCCTTTTCAGGACGACCCTCGCTGGGGTGTACTATGGGATGAAACAGATACCCCAGCAGCAGCACCACCAGATGCAACAGTTACCTCACATGCCAGTGGGCAAAGAGAGCTTGCCCATGCAGCACCCGGGCAAGGACATGTCCCACATGCAGTACGGCAAGGAGATCCCAATGATACCCCAGTACAGAAAGGAGATACCCCAGGTGCCTCTGCCTATGGGAAATGAAATGCCAAGGAAAGATGTTAAAG GTATTATCCCGAGGGGTGAGATGGGCCCCCCTGGAGAACCTGGCCACAAGGGTCTTCCAGGACCACAGGGCCCCCCTGGAATGCCAGGCCGTGGTTTACCAGGACAACCAGGAAAACCTGGCCCGCAAGGACCCCCAGGATATCCAGGCATTGGGAAACCTGGGATGCCGGGGTTGCCAGGTCAACCAGGCGGCATGGGATTTCCAGGTCCAAAAGGCGAGTTAGGCCCTGGTGGAGAGGGAGGGCCAATGGGTATGCCAGGACCACAGGGACTTCCAGGGCCACCAGGTCTGCCTGGGATTGGGAAACCCGGTGGCCAGGGATTACCAGGTCAACCAGGGCCTAGAGGCGAGCCGGGGCACAAAGGACCACCAGGGCTGCCAGGATTGCCAGGGCCGAAAGGTGAAAAGGGCATTGGTCTGCCAGGGTTACCAGGGCTGCAAGGGCCAGTGGGTCCACCAGGTCAACCAGGTCAAGGCGGTCTCCCAGGGATAGGGAAACCTGGCCTAAATGGACTCCCTGGAGCCCCAGGAGGGCTTGGAAAGCCAGGGCCTCCAGGAGAGCCAGGATTACAGGGACCAGCAGGACAAGGAGGACAACCAGGACCACCAGGCCTTCCCGGCGTTGGTAAACCAGGGCATGATGGGTTACCAGGTCGGCCAGGGTTCCCTGGAGGAAAAGGAGAACTTGGTCCACCAGGCTTGCCAGGGGGCCCTGGTTTACCTGGCTATGGCAAACCAGGTTTTCCTGGGCCAAAGGGAGAACGAGGAATGGGCGGCATGCCCGGGGCACCTGGGCCTAAAGGAGAAAAGGGTCATGGAGGTATTCCTGGAATGGTAGGACCCCTAGGAGCAATAGGTCCACCTGGTCTGCCTGGTCCTATGGGGCCGCCAGGAGGTGTTGGCTTTCCAGGTCCAAAAGGGGAGGGTGGGGCAATGGGGCCACAAGGGCAAATGGGTCCAAAAGCAGAGCCTGGCCCACCAGGTTTGCCAGGCCAACCAGGGTTCCCAGGAGAAGGAGGCCAGCCTGGACAAAGGGGTTTACCGGGCCCAATAGGACCCAAAGGGGATAATGGGCACAAAGGATTGCCAGGTCCTCCTGGGGCCCCTGGTTTGCCAGGACCAAAAGCAGAAAGTGGATTGCCCGGTGAACAAGGTCAGCAGGGCCCAAGTGGAATTCCAGGACTTAAGGGCCCAAGTGGTCCAATTGGGCCTCCAGGTTTACCAGGACCAAAGGGAGAACTAGGTCTTCCCGGTCAGCCCGGCTTTCCAGGTGTTGGTAAACCAGGACCTCCAGGATTCCTTGGGCCTCAAGGGGAACCAGGACGCATTGGACAGCCTGGACAGCCCGGTCAGCCTGGCCAACCTGGCCCTCCAGGGCCACCTGGCCCTCCTGCCCAAGCACCAGGCTTCGGACAAATCATGCCGGAGATGGGTCCAGGCCTGGACGGCGTGAAAACCCCACCCGGGGGCTACAAGAAAGGGAAGCACGGAGCAGTAATGGGGGAAAATGATGGCCTCCTGGAAATGCCTGCCTTTACTGCTGAGCTAACATCACCATTCCCCCATGTGGGGTCCCCTGTAAAGTTCGACAAACTCCTCTATAACGGCAGGCAGAATTATAACCCCCTGACCGGCCTCTTTACCTGCGAGATCCCGGGGATATACTACTTTGCCTACCATGTCCACTGCAAAGGTGCCAACATCTGGATAGCACTGTACAGGAACAATGAGCCAGTGATGTACACATATGACGAGTACAAAAAGGGCTTCCTTGACCAAGCCTCTGGCAGTGCTGTGCTCCCGCTCAGGCCAGGAGACAAAGTGTACTTGCAGATGCCATCAGAACAGGCATCAGGACTCTATGCAGGCCAATATGTTCACTCATCTTTTTCTGGGTATTTATTATACCcaatgtaa